One sulfur-oxidizing endosymbiont of Gigantopelta aegis genomic region harbors:
- a CDS encoding AAA family ATPase codes for MIIHSINATNVLKYEALNFDNLPEEGVIAISGFNESGKSTIGETICFALFGRTFSIDDSHLDKIIRWGASACTVTIQFSNHKADSPSEERYAITRMLDCDGNHSAKLYKVYNEENPIARGIDRVEEALFEITSVEFEEFIESFYLAQREITTPHPHSYALKTMAGIATMEYCDEGIQEDIADDSEACEALNEQISALKEDIEHVELDEAHLGNLTTQHDAALEAKAKTDETLANYQNAIEEYNNTRPKLSAYTSKKDRAGFWRFIFLLIATASFSLWWILMKMTDSTLYTQVTDLLQSNLPQFASEHYPYLLYAGGLATFLFLAFWAAIISHRGNIERLSVAGKDLAEKMQALNEAANDDRQQQINLVANSQMIEKQLKKATEEDITRLNEQQDSQAGEISKLSAELLLERERVAQVEVLQKKIDDFNAQIDEKEARNKIRELSIQLLDGATRHLSKRFNHIIRDHVGKTLPLFTENRYEHLQIDDDLTVRVFSNEKHDFMELDEISSGTQRQIMLAVRLALSQEMVSRKVHSQQFLILDEPFAFFDEERTERSLAV; via the coding sequence ATGATTATTCACAGCATTAATGCCACTAATGTCCTTAAATATGAAGCATTGAACTTTGATAACTTACCAGAAGAAGGCGTTATTGCCATCAGTGGTTTTAATGAATCCGGTAAAAGCACCATTGGTGAAACCATTTGTTTTGCCTTATTTGGACGCACCTTCTCCATTGATGATAGCCATCTGGATAAAATTATTCGCTGGGGTGCAAGCGCCTGTACGGTCACCATTCAATTCAGCAATCATAAAGCAGACAGCCCCAGTGAAGAGCGCTATGCGATTACCCGTATGCTGGATTGTGATGGCAACCATTCGGCCAAACTTTATAAAGTCTATAATGAAGAAAACCCCATTGCCCGTGGTATTGATCGAGTTGAAGAAGCATTATTTGAAATAACCTCGGTTGAGTTTGAAGAGTTTATTGAGTCGTTTTATCTGGCGCAACGAGAAATCACTACGCCGCACCCACATAGTTATGCACTTAAAACCATGGCCGGCATTGCCACTATGGAATATTGTGACGAAGGCATACAAGAAGATATCGCAGATGACTCTGAGGCCTGCGAAGCACTGAATGAACAAATATCAGCGCTTAAAGAGGATATTGAGCATGTTGAATTAGATGAAGCACATCTGGGCAATCTGACCACTCAACATGATGCTGCCTTAGAAGCCAAAGCTAAAACCGATGAAACATTGGCTAATTATCAAAACGCCATCGAAGAATACAATAATACCCGCCCTAAACTCAGTGCCTATACGAGTAAAAAAGATCGTGCTGGCTTTTGGCGTTTTATCTTTTTGCTCATTGCCACAGCATCCTTCAGCCTTTGGTGGATACTGATGAAGATGACTGATAGCACTTTGTATACGCAAGTCACCGATTTGTTACAAAGCAATTTACCCCAATTTGCCAGCGAGCATTACCCTTATCTACTTTATGCAGGCGGCCTAGCCACATTCTTGTTTTTAGCTTTCTGGGCAGCCATTATCAGCCATCGAGGCAATATTGAACGTCTCAGTGTGGCTGGCAAAGACTTAGCCGAAAAAATGCAAGCCTTGAATGAAGCGGCCAATGATGATCGCCAACAGCAGATTAACCTCGTTGCAAATTCTCAAATGATTGAAAAGCAGCTTAAAAAGGCCACCGAAGAAGATATTACTCGCTTGAATGAGCAACAGGATAGCCAAGCCGGTGAAATTAGTAAGCTGTCAGCAGAACTGTTGCTAGAGCGTGAGCGTGTGGCTCAAGTGGAAGTTTTGCAGAAGAAAATAGATGACTTTAATGCTCAGATTGATGAAAAAGAAGCGCGTAATAAGATCCGCGAATTATCCATCCAATTATTAGATGGGGCAACACGCCATTTATCCAAGCGTTTTAATCATATTATTCGTGATCATGTCGGTAAAACACTGCCCTTATTCACTGAAAATCGCTATGAACACCTGCAAATTGATGATGATTTAACGGTACGCGTCTTTTCCAATGAGAAGCATGATTTCATGGAATTGGATGAAATTTCCAGCGGTACACAACGGCAAATTATGCTGGCCGTACGTTTGGCACTCTCACAGGAAATGGTCAGTCGTAAAGTCCATAGCCAGCAATTCTTGATCCTCGATGAGCCTTTTGCCTTCTTTGATGAAGAACGCACTGAACGCTCACTCGCAGTT
- a CDS encoding nodulation protein E, whose translation MSEAGITKPLNMTERQTTIEEFTNFCQAEKERQMNSGVDFDENAFEKAKELTLNKLQILEDEGWV comes from the coding sequence ATGTCCGAAGCTGGGATCACCAAGCCTCTCAATATGACGGAACGTCAAACTACCATTGAAGAGTTCACCAACTTTTGTCAGGCCGAAAAAGAGCGCCAAATGAACTCTGGAGTCGATTTTGATGAAAATGCCTTTGAAAAAGCCAAAGAACTGACCTTAAACAAATTACAAATTCTTGAAGACGAGGGCTGGGTATGA
- a CDS encoding gamma-butyrobetaine hydroxylase-like domain-containing protein: MSENKTPTPTPTEINLHQKSHELEIAFDDGSRFHFSSEFLRVHSPSAEVRGHAPGEETLQVGKENVNIKNLEPIGNYAIIIVFTDGHDTGIYSWDLFYEYGKNQEKMWQDYLQKLKNAGHERKLN, from the coding sequence ATGTCCGAAAACAAAACACCTACACCTACCCCTACTGAGATTAATTTGCACCAGAAATCTCATGAATTAGAAATTGCCTTTGATGATGGCAGTCGTTTTCATTTTTCCAGTGAATTTTTACGTGTCCACTCACCCTCTGCCGAAGTAAGAGGTCATGCGCCTGGTGAAGAAACACTGCAAGTTGGCAAAGAAAACGTCAATATAAAAAATCTTGAGCCGATAGGTAACTATGCCATCATTATCGTGTTTACCGATGGCCATGACACCGGCATTTATTCCTGGGATTTATTTTATGAATACGGTAAAAATCAAGAAAAAATGTGGCAGGATTATTTACAGAAGCTAAAAAATGCAGGGCATGAGCGCAAGCTTAACTAG
- the hslU gene encoding ATP-dependent protease ATPase subunit HslU: MSHMTPREIVQELDKHIIGQADAKRAVAIALRNRWRRSQVDEPLCSEITPKNILMIGPTGVGKTEIARRLARLANAPFIKIEATKFTEVGYVGRDVESIIRDLLDVSIKMTREQAMQKVQNRAMDAAEERILDILLPPARGSDSSNSSDDWQDDSSSAKQSDSSSNTTRQKFRKMLREGKLDDKEIEIEVSAPSVGVEIMAPPGMEEMTNQLQGMFQNLGSNGKTKRRKSLVKDAMKVLTEEEAAKLINDEETKQLAVTNVEQHGIVFLDEIDKIATRSETRGPEVSREGVQRDLLPLVEGSTVSTKHGMIKTDHILFICSGAFHLSKPSDLIPELQGRLPIRVELSALDVNDFSRILVEPDASLTEQYIALMKTEDLALTFEDSAIERIAEVAFTVNESTENIGARRLHTIMERLLETVSYDASEKPGESLSIDGAYVDKQLGELAVDEDLSRYIL; the protein is encoded by the coding sequence ATGTCGCACATGACACCCAGAGAAATTGTTCAGGAATTGGATAAACACATCATCGGCCAAGCCGATGCTAAACGTGCTGTGGCCATTGCCTTGCGTAATCGCTGGCGTCGTAGTCAGGTGGACGAGCCCCTATGCAGTGAAATAACACCTAAGAATATCTTGATGATTGGCCCCACAGGTGTGGGTAAAACAGAAATTGCCCGTAGATTAGCCCGTTTGGCAAATGCGCCATTCATTAAAATTGAAGCGACTAAATTCACCGAAGTCGGTTATGTGGGTCGTGATGTTGAGTCTATCATCCGCGATCTATTAGATGTATCGATTAAAATGACTCGCGAACAAGCGATGCAAAAAGTCCAGAACCGTGCCATGGATGCTGCTGAGGAACGAATTTTAGATATTTTATTGCCACCCGCACGTGGCAGTGATAGCAGTAATAGCAGTGATGATTGGCAAGATGATTCCTCATCCGCTAAGCAATCGGACTCTAGCTCTAACACCACCCGCCAAAAATTCCGTAAAATGTTGCGTGAAGGTAAGTTGGACGATAAAGAAATTGAAATTGAAGTGAGCGCACCCAGTGTCGGTGTGGAAATCATGGCTCCGCCTGGCATGGAAGAAATGACCAATCAACTACAGGGCATGTTCCAGAATTTAGGTAGCAATGGCAAGACCAAACGACGCAAGTCGCTGGTTAAAGATGCCATGAAAGTGCTGACCGAAGAAGAAGCCGCTAAGTTAATCAACGATGAAGAAACCAAGCAATTGGCAGTCACCAATGTTGAACAACATGGCATTGTCTTTTTGGATGAAATTGACAAAATTGCCACACGCAGTGAGACTCGTGGACCCGAAGTTTCCCGTGAAGGCGTGCAACGTGATTTACTGCCCTTAGTGGAAGGTAGCACGGTTTCCACCAAACATGGCATGATTAAAACCGATCATATTTTATTTATCTGCTCCGGTGCTTTTCATCTGTCCAAGCCCTCGGATCTGATCCCGGAACTACAAGGCCGCTTGCCCATTCGAGTCGAGTTAAGCGCTTTGGATGTCAATGATTTCAGCCGTATTCTGGTTGAACCCGATGCCTCTCTCACCGAGCAATACATTGCCCTCATGAAAACTGAAGACCTAGCACTGACTTTTGAAGACAGTGCCATCGAGCGCATTGCAGAAGTCGCTTTCACGGTCAATGAATCGACCGAAAACATTGGTGCTAGACGCTTACACACCATTATGGAACGCTTATTAGAGACTGTCTCTTATGATGCCTCAGAAAAACCAGGCGAGAGTCTGAGCATTGATGGTGCATACGTTGATAAGCAACTAGGCGAACTGGCTGTCGATGAAGATCTGTCACGCTATATTTTATAA
- the hslV gene encoding ATP-dependent protease subunit HslV — MEQYRGTTILSVRRGNQVVIGGDGQVSLGNTVMKGNARKVRRLFHGKVIAGFAGGTADAFTLFERFEAKLEKHRGQLVRAAVELAKDWRTEQSLRKLEALLAVADQTASLIITGNGDVIEPEEGLMAIGSGGPYAQSAARALIDNTDLSAQEIVEKGLTIAGDICIYTNYNHTIEVLDIEEPNT, encoded by the coding sequence TTGGAACAATATAGAGGCACAACAATTCTTTCGGTACGTCGCGGTAACCAAGTGGTTATCGGTGGTGACGGACAGGTTTCATTGGGTAATACCGTAATGAAAGGCAATGCCCGTAAGGTTCGTCGTTTGTTTCACGGCAAAGTGATTGCCGGTTTTGCAGGCGGTACTGCCGATGCCTTTACCCTCTTTGAACGCTTTGAAGCCAAACTAGAAAAACATCGCGGCCAATTAGTCCGCGCAGCAGTTGAACTAGCAAAAGACTGGCGTACAGAGCAGTCTTTGCGCAAATTAGAAGCCCTACTAGCCGTTGCTGATCAAACAGCCTCTTTGATCATTACCGGTAATGGTGATGTCATCGAACCGGAAGAAGGACTTATGGCGATTGGCTCTGGTGGCCCCTATGCACAATCTGCAGCGCGTGCCTTAATTGATAATACTGATTTAAGTGCTCAGGAAATTGTTGAAAAAGGACTCACGATTGCAGGTGATATCTGCATTTATACCAACTACAACCATACCATTGAAGTGCTGGACATCGAAGAGCCCAACACTTAA
- a CDS encoding adenylate/guanylate cyclase domain-containing protein, with amino-acid sequence MQKVSFPFAHKLALAMVLLIVTGMLLLGGLIIHDQNKLLEKQMHAYANILIHQLSASVTDGFLTSNVLDIDVLVKNIAQYKEIQGIGFYTEEKKAHGQSGLIPAKLQFPDSKSHVVVMRWLPDEPSAKSDREREARPTFWQDFIAEQQPYLTYISTVSYQNVTIGYVLLTFDQSLLIQARNKTLYTIAITTIILIIFSIILAFYLGKRLSLPIKALVDASDAISKGDYKTRFDERRNDEFGILMRSLNIMAAGLLKKESVEKAFSRYLSPSVAQEILGNLESVNLGGQQVDASVLFVDIIGFTKLSQTMQPEKTNELLNDYFAYISQAAGIYGGHVDKYMGDCVMLVFGVPKEDEHHSFQAIACALLIEKIITTLNKQRSASKKIPVNFHIAANSGLMLAGNMGSKQRMEYTVIGDAVNLASRLAGCAKNNEVIISETMLERPGIKNAFNVDKKGEIKIRGHDEPVTIYRVKSCINKVQINLTRNMEKLINHELSEA; translated from the coding sequence ATGCAAAAAGTTAGTTTTCCCTTTGCCCATAAACTTGCCCTCGCCATGGTATTGCTTATAGTCACAGGTATGTTATTACTGGGCGGTCTTATTATTCATGATCAAAATAAACTGCTGGAAAAGCAGATGCATGCCTATGCTAATATCTTGATTCATCAATTGTCTGCCTCGGTGACGGATGGTTTTTTGACCTCCAATGTGCTGGATATTGATGTGCTAGTGAAAAATATTGCTCAGTACAAAGAAATCCAAGGCATTGGTTTTTACACAGAAGAAAAAAAAGCCCATGGTCAGTCCGGTTTGATTCCTGCGAAACTGCAATTTCCTGATTCAAAATCTCATGTTGTAGTAATGCGCTGGTTGCCTGATGAGCCGTCTGCGAAATCTGATCGCGAGCGAGAGGCTAGGCCCACGTTTTGGCAAGACTTTATTGCTGAGCAGCAACCTTATTTAACCTATATCAGCACCGTAAGTTATCAAAATGTGACCATAGGCTATGTTTTATTGACCTTCGATCAAAGCTTATTAATTCAGGCGAGAAACAAAACACTGTATACCATTGCGATAACCACGATTATTTTAATTATATTCAGTATTATTTTAGCTTTTTATCTCGGCAAGCGGTTATCCTTGCCGATTAAAGCCCTTGTAGATGCCAGTGATGCAATTTCAAAGGGTGATTATAAAACCCGATTTGATGAGCGGCGTAATGATGAATTTGGTATTCTAATGCGCTCATTAAATATTATGGCTGCTGGCTTATTAAAAAAAGAGTCCGTTGAAAAAGCTTTTTCACGCTATCTTTCGCCCTCTGTTGCACAGGAAATTCTGGGCAATCTGGAAAGTGTTAATCTGGGTGGTCAACAGGTGGATGCTAGTGTCTTATTTGTTGATATTATTGGCTTCACGAAACTATCACAAACCATGCAACCAGAAAAAACCAATGAATTGCTCAATGATTATTTCGCCTATATTTCTCAGGCAGCAGGCATTTATGGCGGCCATGTTGATAAATACATGGGTGATTGTGTCATGTTGGTGTTTGGTGTGCCCAAAGAAGATGAGCATCATTCATTTCAGGCAATTGCTTGCGCCTTGCTGATTGAAAAAATCATTACTACCTTAAATAAGCAACGTAGTGCAAGCAAGAAAATTCCTGTGAACTTTCATATCGCTGCGAATAGCGGTTTAATGCTAGCGGGCAATATGGGTTCAAAGCAAAGAATGGAATACACTGTGATTGGTGATGCAGTCAATTTGGCGTCACGTCTTGCAGGCTGTGCAAAAAACAATGAAGTGATTATTTCAGAAACTATGTTAGAAAGGCCAGGCATAAAAAATGCTTTTAACGTAGACAAAAAGGGTGAGATAAAAATACGTGGCCATGATGAACCGGTGACCATTTACCGAGTTAAATCCTGTATTAATAAAGTGCAAATTAACCTCACAAGAAATATGGAAAAATTAATTAATCATGAACTCAGTGAAGCATAA
- a CDS encoding HDOD domain-containing protein, which produces MADVAEIISYDPALTARLLKLVNSPFFGLVAKVDTITRAINLLGTQQVHDLVLATAVIDSFSGFDNDCFNIYDFWFNGVYCAVTARLLAYYCQDLDTQRSFVGGLLHNLGHLIMYQKIPEEALRAAELATEKNISLPISEREILSFDYAQLGAELMREWKLPESLQEITEFHIEPEKSDRFKIETAIVHIASAITQNALAQIPISEETLKVKPLCWELTGLSSDKMADIKTEVDQQAGAVMSILFKQKKS; this is translated from the coding sequence ATGGCTGATGTCGCTGAAATCATATCCTATGATCCTGCACTCACGGCACGTTTACTCAAACTCGTCAACAGTCCTTTTTTTGGTCTAGTTGCAAAAGTTGACACCATCACTCGGGCCATTAATTTATTAGGCACGCAACAAGTGCATGATTTAGTTCTAGCCACTGCTGTGATCGATAGTTTTTCTGGTTTTGATAATGATTGTTTCAATATCTATGACTTCTGGTTCAATGGTGTTTATTGCGCAGTCACCGCAAGACTACTCGCCTATTATTGTCAGGATTTAGATACACAACGCTCTTTTGTCGGCGGCTTATTGCATAATCTTGGTCATTTAATTATGTATCAAAAAATACCTGAAGAGGCACTACGTGCTGCTGAACTTGCTACCGAGAAAAATATTAGCCTACCTATTAGCGAGCGAGAAATACTCAGTTTTGATTATGCTCAGTTGGGTGCGGAATTAATGCGTGAATGGAAACTCCCTGAAAGTTTACAAGAAATTACTGAGTTTCATATTGAGCCTGAAAAATCTGATCGTTTTAAGATAGAAACAGCCATCGTTCACATCGCCTCAGCAATAACGCAAAATGCCTTAGCGCAAATCCCTATTAGTGAAGAAACGCTGAAAGTAAAGCCTCTATGTTGGGAATTAACCGGCTTATCCAGCGATAAAATGGCTGATATAAAAACAGAAGTTGATCAACAAGCCGGTGCAGTCATGAGCATATTATTCAAACAGAAAAAATCGTAA
- the can gene encoding carbonate dehydratase: protein MKKLKHLFVANQNWANEKKQQDPEFFTRLSKLQAPEYLWIGCSDSRVPANQITNLQPGEVFVHRNIANVVVHTDLNCLSVIQYAVDALEVKHIIVCGHYGCGGIKAAMDDQEHGLIDNWLRHIKDVYRFNEDKFDGLNETDKLDLLCELNVKEQVNNICNTTVVQKAWKEGKELSVHGWIYSIENGILKDLDTCVSSGKE, encoded by the coding sequence TTGAAAAAATTAAAACACTTATTCGTTGCAAATCAGAACTGGGCAAATGAAAAAAAACAACAGGATCCTGAATTTTTTACCCGCTTATCAAAACTACAAGCCCCAGAATATTTATGGATCGGTTGTTCTGATAGTAGGGTGCCAGCCAATCAAATTACTAATCTGCAACCCGGCGAAGTGTTTGTGCATCGCAATATTGCCAATGTTGTGGTACATACTGATTTAAACTGTTTATCGGTTATTCAGTATGCAGTCGATGCTTTAGAAGTAAAACATATTATTGTTTGTGGGCATTATGGTTGTGGTGGCATTAAAGCTGCGATGGATGATCAGGAGCATGGCTTAATTGATAATTGGTTACGTCATATTAAAGATGTTTATCGCTTTAATGAGGATAAATTTGACGGGCTGAACGAAACAGATAAATTAGACTTACTGTGTGAATTGAATGTAAAAGAACAGGTCAATAATATTTGTAATACGACAGTCGTGCAAAAAGCTTGGAAAGAAGGTAAAGAATTATCCGTACATGGCTGGATTTATAGTATTGAAAATGGCATTTTAAAAGATCTGGACACCTGTGTGAGTTCAGGAAAAGAATAA
- a CDS encoding ATP-binding protein produces MDFELWQLFVTGVGYLALLFVIAWVVDNKPGFSRLAHNPLTYSLSLGVYATSWSFYGSVGFAERQGYSFLTIYLGVTLAYLLSPILFSPILKLSKERQLTSLADLFAFRYQSQLVGIVVTLFMLMGTLPYIALQINAVTQSMQVLTHEATPMMIALGFCVTLILFAILFGARHSSAREKHEGLVVAIAFESIVKLFALLSVGIFALFGVFDGFSGLQQWLIENPHKQEELMRPILDGSWNSLIFISFTAALFLPRQFHMGITENFDSKSIQTASWAFPLLLLLINLPIPIILWAGQYMQTNTTADFYVLGITLHSEHNLLPLITFIGGLSAASAMMIVTTLALAAMVMNHFVLPLTFLHTISDETNIYKRLLQGRRIIIAIIIMAGFTFNLLLSGHQGLAQLGLISFVAVAQFLPGTIGLLFWHGANRKGLLAGLFTGTVIWAYTLILPLLFEQELFGQGLFGKYFMPLNNIILSDDKWGAITFWSLSANFILFIVVSLLTKASQAEMENAINCCSTSLTPPKGSMVLRSVAQIKTQLGEMLGNKMSAHEVERALNDLQMNQHDTHPLRLRQLREKIERNLSGLIGPLLAKVVINEQLTLDHDTRDIFAKSFRFMENKLEDSKTRLEGVAGELDDMRRYHRQVLQDLPLGVCSIGLNGEVLNWNKAIETLSGISAKQILGEKIQSLPSPLGELFYGFVHGDEQQLRKIQVKLDHSIRIFNLHKSSLITASAHSLHLNNEQHTTNTESNGIVLLVEDLSDLQELENRLAHSERLASIGRLAAGVAHEIGNPVTGIASVTQNLLAEDDSDYLQTHLAHHLEDILNQTRRITTIIQSLSSFSRSGNYLAPPKKPVPVKKCFDDAIHLVTLSHKAKHQAFDNQCSSRHIVSGDQQQLVQVFINLLNNACDASENNDTIIIRSSEEINQNYHDGETILIKVIDQGKGISEKNKKRLFEPFFTTKNAGDGMGLGLSIVYNIVHDHGGDY; encoded by the coding sequence ATGGACTTTGAATTATGGCAATTATTTGTTACCGGTGTAGGCTATCTGGCTTTATTATTTGTTATCGCTTGGGTAGTCGATAACAAACCAGGTTTCAGTCGTCTCGCCCATAATCCACTGACCTACTCTTTATCCCTGGGTGTTTATGCGACTTCTTGGAGTTTTTATGGCAGTGTGGGCTTTGCTGAACGTCAGGGCTATAGCTTTTTAACCATTTACCTTGGTGTAACCCTCGCTTACTTACTCTCTCCTATACTTTTTTCACCCATTTTAAAGTTATCTAAAGAACGCCAATTAACTTCCCTGGCCGATTTATTTGCATTTCGCTATCAAAGCCAATTGGTAGGCATTGTCGTGACTCTTTTTATGCTAATGGGAACATTGCCCTATATCGCCCTACAAATTAATGCCGTCACCCAGTCTATGCAAGTATTAACCCATGAAGCAACACCGATGATGATTGCCCTAGGCTTTTGCGTCACATTGATTTTATTTGCCATCCTTTTTGGTGCCCGTCATAGTTCTGCACGTGAAAAACATGAAGGCTTGGTGGTTGCTATTGCCTTTGAATCAATAGTCAAATTGTTTGCCTTATTAAGCGTTGGCATATTTGCATTATTTGGTGTTTTTGATGGTTTTTCCGGCCTACAACAATGGCTCATTGAAAATCCACATAAACAAGAAGAACTCATGCGGCCTATTTTAGATGGCTCATGGAATAGCCTTATTTTTATTTCCTTCACTGCTGCTCTATTTCTGCCACGCCAATTTCATATGGGCATCACAGAAAATTTTGATAGTAAATCCATTCAAACGGCAAGCTGGGCTTTCCCTTTATTATTGCTACTCATAAATCTCCCTATTCCCATTATTCTTTGGGCTGGGCAATATATGCAAACCAATACCACAGCTGATTTCTATGTGCTAGGTATCACCCTGCACAGTGAACACAATTTATTACCACTGATTACTTTTATCGGCGGTTTATCCGCTGCCAGTGCCATGATGATCGTAACTACATTGGCATTGGCTGCAATGGTCATGAACCATTTCGTCCTACCCTTAACTTTTCTGCATACGATTTCTGATGAAACTAATATTTATAAACGTTTATTACAAGGCAGACGCATTATCATTGCCATTATTATTATGGCGGGCTTTACTTTTAATTTACTTTTATCAGGTCATCAAGGTCTGGCACAATTAGGACTGATTTCATTTGTTGCCGTAGCACAGTTTTTACCTGGCACGATTGGCCTATTATTTTGGCATGGTGCTAATCGCAAGGGACTTCTTGCCGGTTTGTTTACCGGTACCGTAATCTGGGCTTATACACTTATTTTGCCCCTATTATTTGAACAAGAATTATTTGGACAAGGCTTATTTGGAAAATATTTCATGCCGCTAAACAATATTATTCTAAGTGATGACAAATGGGGTGCAATCACTTTTTGGTCTCTATCAGCCAATTTTATTTTATTTATTGTCGTATCATTATTGACCAAGGCCAGCCAGGCAGAAATGGAAAATGCTATTAATTGCTGCTCCACATCACTCACACCACCCAAAGGTTCAATGGTGCTACGCTCTGTGGCTCAAATTAAAACTCAATTAGGTGAGATGCTCGGTAACAAAATGTCTGCTCATGAAGTGGAACGTGCGCTCAATGATTTACAAATGAATCAACACGATACTCACCCACTGCGTTTAAGACAATTAAGAGAAAAAATTGAACGTAATTTATCAGGACTAATCGGTCCATTACTTGCTAAAGTCGTTATCAATGAACAATTGACACTTGATCATGATACCCGTGATATATTTGCCAAAAGTTTCCGCTTTATGGAGAATAAATTAGAAGATTCAAAAACCCGTCTTGAAGGCGTTGCTGGAGAACTGGATGATATGCGTCGTTACCACCGTCAGGTCTTGCAGGATTTACCTTTGGGTGTATGTTCCATCGGCCTCAATGGTGAAGTACTCAATTGGAACAAAGCCATTGAAACATTATCAGGCATTTCTGCCAAACAAATCCTTGGTGAAAAAATACAAAGTCTTCCTTCGCCATTGGGTGAGTTATTCTATGGCTTTGTCCATGGTGATGAACAGCAATTACGCAAAATTCAAGTAAAACTCGATCACAGCATACGTATTTTTAACTTACATAAATCCTCTCTAATCACTGCTTCTGCTCATTCACTACACCTAAACAATGAACAACATACTACAAATACAGAATCTAATGGCATCGTCTTATTGGTTGAAGATTTAAGCGATCTTCAAGAACTAGAAAACAGACTAGCCCATAGTGAACGTTTAGCTTCGATAGGCCGATTAGCGGCTGGTGTCGCTCATGAAATTGGTAATCCTGTCACTGGTATTGCATCTGTCACTCAAAATTTATTAGCAGAAGATGATAGCGACTATTTACAAACACATTTAGCCCATCATCTTGAAGACATACTCAATCAAACCCGACGCATTACAACGATTATTCAGTCTCTTTCCAGCTTTTCACGCAGTGGTAACTATTTAGCCCCACCGAAAAAACCTGTGCCCGTTAAAAAATGCTTTGATGATGCCATTCACCTTGTCACTTTAAGTCATAAAGCCAAACATCAGGCCTTTGATAACCAATGTAGCTCTCGGCACATTGTCAGTGGTGATCAACAACAACTAGTGCAAGTTTTTATCAATCTTTTAAACAATGCTTGTGATGCCTCAGAAAATAATGACACAATTATTATACGTTCATCCGAAGAAATTAATCAGAATTATCATGATGGAGAAACGATTCTAATCAAAGTCATCGATCAGGGTAAAGGTATTTCTGAAAAAAATAAAAAGCGTTTGTTCGAACCTTTTTTTACCACTAAAAATGCCGGAGATGGTATGGGACTCGGATTATCCATTGTTTACAATATCGTTCACGATCATGGTGGTGACTATTAG